The DNA region GGCGGTACTCGCCGCTGGGGGTCACCCGCTGGGATTCGGAGCGGCCCAACAGCTCCCACGCCGACTGGGCCCGCACCACCACCCGATTGCGCAGCGCGTCCACCACATCCGGGGGCGTCTCGGGCGCAATGTTCTCTTCCAGTGCCTTCAACCCCGCCGTGGTCGCCTGTTGCAGCAGGTTCGCCTCCTGCAACAGGTCCTCGGCGCGGCTGGGCCCGCGCAAGCGCAGCACCCGCACCAGCCACGGCAGCGAGAGTCCTTGCAGCAGCAGCGTTCCACCCACCACCACGACCGCCAGCAGCCGCAGCGTGTCCAGCTCCGGGGTGTCGGCCGGCAGCAGCAGCGCCGCCGCCAGCGTCACCACCCCGCGCATGCCCGCCCACGCCACCACCGCCGGTCCGGTCCACTCCGGCTTGGGTTTTCCCTGCCGCCGCCCCTCGATCTGCCAGGCCGCGTATGTCGCCGGGAACACCCACACCGGCCGCACCACGATCACCGTCACCAGCACCACCGCGCACGTGGCCAGCAGCGTCGTGTGCGGCAGATCGCTGTGCCAGGCGGCCTCGACGATGTGGCGCACCTGCAACCCGATCAGCAGGAACACCGCGCTCTCGAGAATGAAGGCGATGGTGCGCCAGTTGGTGTGCTCGGCGATGCGTGAGGCCGCGCTCTGCCACTGCGGCGCACCGTGACCCAGGATCAGCCCGCAGGTCACCACCGCGATCACCCCCGAGGCGTGCACGGCCTCGGCGGGCAGATACGCGATCCACGGCGCCAGCAGCGACACGCTCGTGTCGAGCACCGGATCGTTGATGCGCCGGCGCAGGAACGCCAGGATCATCGCCGCGGCCACACCGAACAGCGCGCCACCCCCGGCCGCGCCGATGAAACTCGCACCGGCCTGCCACAGGGTCACGCTGCCCGCCATCGCGGCGACCGCGGTGCGCAGGGTGACCAGCGCGGTGGCGTCGTTG from Nocardia tengchongensis includes:
- a CDS encoding Na+/H+ antiporter; the protein is MEWAFGLVVLVSVAVALAAGARRLGLGEPFVLTIAGVIASYLPFVPEFDIEPELVLLGLLPPLLYTTAIRTSLVDFRPKKTSITLLSVGLVLFTAFAVGAVVYWLLHVPFSAAVAIGAIVAPPDAVAATAVARRVGMPRRIVTLLEGESLFNDATALVTLRTAVAAMAGSVTLWQAGASFIGAAGGGALFGVAAAMILAFLRRRINDPVLDTSVSLLAPWIAYLPAEAVHASGVIAVVTCGLILGHGAPQWQSAASRIAEHTNWRTIAFILESAVFLLIGLQVRHIVEAAWHSDLPHTTLLATCAVVLVTVIVVRPVWVFPATYAAWQIEGRRQGKPKPEWTGPAVVAWAGMRGVVTLAAALLLPADTPELDTLRLLAVVVVGGTLLLQGLSLPWLVRVLRLRGPSRAEDLLQEANLLQQATTAGLKALEENIAPETPPDVVDALRNRVVVRAQSAWELLGRSESQRVTPSGEYRRLRLAMLAAERDTVLRIRDSGLVDQEVLQAVMATLDIEESTIDRVAEADEDDGTPLRVPMPPGACEHLREAPCVRVPDSPEACGECLDEGLVWVHLRMCLECGHVACCDSSPGNHATNHFNNTGHPVMRSVEPGESWRWCYLDELLG